One genomic segment of Desulforamulus reducens MI-1 includes these proteins:
- a CDS encoding DUF4352 domain-containing protein: MSEKEKIKKPIYKRWWFWIVAVFIIIAVAGGGDNTDNNSSTAVAPATEQKQKQPVTFKVNQEAKVGNLAYVASDIKTATVIGSNPYLQKKTEEQFLLVKIKVTNNDKEARTIDTNLFKLFDTQGKEYSAMGEADLYVNNDSHFFLEQVNPGMSRSGFIVFEIPKGMQGLTLQCSSGLGFSGGQDARIDLGV, translated from the coding sequence ATGTCTGAAAAGGAAAAGATTAAAAAGCCTATCTATAAGAGGTGGTGGTTTTGGATTGTTGCAGTATTTATTATCATTGCAGTAGCGGGTGGCGGTGATAACACGGATAATAATTCCTCTACTGCTGTAGCACCTGCCACTGAACAGAAGCAAAAACAACCAGTAACTTTTAAAGTCAACCAAGAAGCAAAGGTAGGGAACTTAGCTTATGTAGCCAGTGATATCAAGACTGCCACAGTAATTGGCAGTAACCCTTATTTACAAAAGAAAACCGAAGAGCAGTTTTTGCTGGTAAAGATTAAAGTGACCAATAATGATAAGGAGGCCAGAACGATCGACACAAACCTATTTAAGCTGTTTGATACTCAGGGAAAAGAGTATTCCGCAATGGGTGAGGCTGATCTATATGTTAACAATGATTCCCACTTCTTCCTGGAACAAGTTAACCCAGGCATGAGCCGTAGTGGCTTTATCGTATTTGAAATACCTAAGGGTATGCAAGGATTAACCCTACAATGCAGCAGTGGGCTAGGTTTTTCTGGGGGGCAGGATGCACGTATTGATTTAGGAGTGTAG
- a CDS encoding four helix bundle protein produces the protein MPNIIVDKSFEFAVRIVRLYQYLCKEKKEFVLSKQLLRCGTSIGANVNEAQNGQSKADFGSKMNIALKEANETLYWINLLHATEYITKSQYESIQKDAEELKRLLVSICKSTFKKM, from the coding sequence ATGCCTAATATAATTGTTGATAAGAGTTTTGAATTTGCAGTTCGTATTGTCAGATTGTATCAATATCTTTGTAAAGAAAAGAAGGAATTTGTTCTGTCAAAACAGCTATTGCGTTGCGGTACAAGCATTGGTGCAAACGTAAATGAAGCGCAAAACGGACAAAGCAAAGCGGATTTTGGGTCGAAAATGAATATTGCTTTAAAAGAAGCCAATGAGACGTTGTATTGGATCAATTTACTTCATGCAACCGAGTATATAACTAAATCGCAATATGAAAGTATTCAAAAGGATGCGGAAGAGCTGAAACGATTATTAGTTTCAATCTGCAAGTCAACGTTTAAAAAAATGTAG
- a CDS encoding site-specific DNA-methyltransferase, giving the protein MDKLKMHSINKVEDNIKKIGELFPNAITEVIKGYREDGSPIIEQAIDFDVLRQELSSVLVEGPAERYQFTWPDKRKSILLANAPIAKTLRPYREESVDFDNTENLYIEGDNLDALKLLQETYLGKVKMIYIDPPYNTGNDFIYEDDFAQDADEYLANSGQYDENGNRLVQNTESNGRFHTDWLNMIYPRLKLAKDLLTEDGAIFISIDDNEVENLNLKSESSFPSLT; this is encoded by the coding sequence GTGGACAAGCTGAAAATGCACTCAATCAATAAAGTGGAAGACAATATCAAAAAAATCGGGGAGTTATTCCCCAATGCCATCACTGAAGTGATTAAAGGATATAGGGAAGATGGTTCTCCCATCATTGAACAAGCCATTGACTTTGACGTATTGCGTCAGGAACTCTCCAGCGTCCTGGTGGAAGGCCCGGCAGAACGCTACCAATTTACCTGGCCGGATAAGAGAAAGTCCATTTTACTGGCCAACGCCCCCATTGCCAAAACCCTCCGCCCTTATAGGGAGGAAAGTGTGGATTTTGATAACACCGAAAACCTGTATATAGAGGGGGATAATCTGGATGCCCTTAAGCTGCTACAGGAGACTTATTTGGGCAAGGTGAAGATGATTTATATTGACCCGCCGTATAATACGGGGAATGATTTTATTTATGAGGATGATTTTGCTCAGGATGCAGATGAATACCTAGCTAATAGCGGGCAGTATGATGAAAACGGTAACCGCCTTGTGCAGAACACCGAAAGTAATGGGCGGTTTCATACTGATTGGTTGAATATGATTTATCCCAGACTGAAGTTAGCAAAAGATCTTTTAACTGAAGACGGTGCAATTTTTATTAGTATAGATGATAACGAAGTAGAAAATTTAAACTTGAAATCGGAAAGTAGCTTCCCGAGCTTGACTTAA
- a CDS encoding site-specific DNA-methyltransferase — translation MCDEVFGNHNFIAQIVWEKVHTRKNSAIYFSGSHEYVLCYAKHKRTSNQDKEGFIRNLLPREDTSAYTNPDNDPKGPWKPDPITAHNYYSADYSIQKPDGTIIERPQDRYWAFSEETWNRLVKEKAVIWGAGSSMPMVKRYLCDVQDGLVPITLFSREFAGDTSSAKKRIDDILEHKGIFEYTKPIKLLQKLMLIATKKNDIVLDFFSGSASTADALLSLSAEENKGNRKFIMVQLPEETDEKSEAFKAGYKNICEIGKERIRRAGKRILEEHPELAGKLDIGFRVLKVDSTNMQDVYYQPAEITQTELFTLADNIKPDRTPEDLLFQVMLDLGILLSSKIEETTIGGKRVFNVAEGYLLACFDSNVTGEVITEIAKQQPYYAVFRDSSLASDSVAANFEQIFATYSPSTERKVL, via the coding sequence ATCTGTGATGAGGTTTTTGGAAACCACAACTTTATTGCACAAATTGTATGGGAAAAAGTGCATACTCGAAAAAATTCTGCAATTTATTTTTCTGGTTCCCATGAATATGTATTATGTTATGCAAAACATAAGAGAACCAGTAATCAAGACAAAGAAGGATTTATAAGAAATTTATTGCCACGTGAAGATACTTCAGCATATACAAATCCGGATAATGACCCGAAGGGGCCCTGGAAGCCAGATCCTATTACAGCCCATAATTACTACAGTGCTGATTATAGCATTCAAAAGCCAGATGGAACTATTATCGAACGCCCACAGGATCGATATTGGGCATTCAGTGAAGAAACATGGAATCGTCTTGTAAAAGAGAAGGCGGTGATTTGGGGAGCAGGTTCAAGTATGCCAATGGTCAAGCGATATCTATGCGACGTACAAGATGGTCTTGTTCCTATAACCCTATTTTCACGAGAGTTTGCAGGAGATACTTCAAGTGCGAAAAAAAGAATCGATGACATATTGGAGCATAAAGGTATATTTGAATATACAAAACCAATTAAATTACTGCAGAAACTTATGTTAATTGCAACAAAGAAAAATGACATAGTACTAGATTTTTTCTCAGGATCTGCAAGTACAGCAGATGCATTGTTAAGCCTGAGCGCCGAAGAAAATAAAGGCAACCGCAAATTCATTATGGTTCAACTACCCGAAGAAACTGATGAAAAATCTGAAGCCTTCAAAGCAGGCTACAAAAACATCTGCGAAATCGGCAAAGAACGTATCCGCCGGGCGGGCAAAAGGATTCTGGAGGAGCATCCCGAACTGGCAGGAAAACTGGACATCGGTTTCCGGGTCCTCAAGGTGGATTCCACCAACATGCAGGACGTTTACTACCAACCAGCAGAGATTACCCAAACGGAACTCTTTACCCTGGCCGACAACATCAAGCCGGACCGTACTCCGGAAGATCTGTTGTTCCAGGTGATGCTGGATTTAGGCATACTGCTCTCCAGTAAAATTGAAGAAACCACCATCGGCGGCAAAAGGGTCTTTAATGTGGCCGAGGGCTATCTGCTGGCCTGCTTTGATAGCAATGTCACCGGCGAGGTCATTACGGAAATTGCCAAGCAACAGCCCTATTATGCCGTGTTCCGGGATAGCTCCCTGGCCAGCGACAGTGTAGCGGCCAACTTTGAGCAAATCTTTGCAACCTACAGCCCCTCCACTGAAAGAAAGGTGCTGTAA
- a CDS encoding vWA domain-containing protein, translated as MEQIQIDLALDKTYLLPGNKQVAYLMVKLTAPKQVEKERPVQNLSFVIDRSGSMAGEKLDYTKKAVAFAVGHLSPQDYCSVVAFDDMVTMVASSHQVANKDALKMAVESIYPGGSTNLSGGMLLGVREVKLAHKENQINRVLLLTDGMANVGVTDHSALVEKSREMAAGGVNLSTFGLGEDFEEDLLQAMVEAGGGNFYYIEKPDQIPGIFEQELTGLLSIVAQNLSVKVKPGQGVSITGVLGYPFSSEEGVTVNLPDIYSGESKLLLLELLISPLTEGNHKLISVELDYADVRKSLALVNLKAELSINASAEIGDEPAENIEVIKQVELFRCAQAKEEAIRLADQGDFQASRLVLENQLYKLQSLGACLDSSDLNMEVNELQENLCFMSEGSYDKASRKKMSFNAYQRKKGRGRK; from the coding sequence ATGGAACAAATTCAAATTGATCTTGCTCTAGATAAGACCTATCTGCTACCAGGTAATAAGCAGGTGGCCTATCTGATGGTAAAGCTTACTGCGCCTAAGCAAGTGGAGAAGGAAAGGCCGGTGCAGAATCTGTCCTTTGTTATTGACCGCAGCGGCAGTATGGCAGGGGAAAAGCTAGACTACACCAAAAAGGCAGTTGCCTTTGCGGTTGGTCATCTAAGTCCACAGGATTACTGCTCGGTAGTAGCCTTTGACGATATGGTAACGATGGTGGCCTCCTCTCACCAGGTGGCAAACAAAGATGCACTTAAGATGGCGGTGGAAAGTATCTATCCCGGTGGCAGCACAAACCTAAGCGGCGGCATGCTGCTGGGCGTAAGGGAAGTAAAGCTGGCCCACAAAGAGAATCAAATCAACCGGGTGCTGCTGCTAACAGATGGCATGGCCAATGTGGGAGTGACAGACCACAGTGCCCTGGTGGAGAAGTCCCGGGAAATGGCTGCCGGTGGGGTTAATCTTTCTACCTTTGGTTTGGGGGAAGATTTTGAAGAAGATTTATTGCAGGCAATGGTGGAGGCTGGGGGCGGTAACTTCTATTATATAGAAAAACCGGATCAAATACCTGGTATTTTTGAACAGGAATTAACTGGGTTGCTAAGTATCGTGGCCCAAAATCTCTCAGTAAAAGTGAAACCGGGGCAAGGTGTGTCTATAACCGGAGTGCTTGGTTATCCCTTTAGCTCCGAGGAAGGGGTTACTGTAAACCTGCCGGATATTTATAGTGGTGAATCAAAGCTATTGCTACTGGAGTTGCTTATTTCGCCGCTGACGGAAGGTAATCACAAGCTCATCAGTGTAGAGTTGGATTATGCAGACGTTCGAAAAAGCCTGGCGCTGGTGAATCTCAAGGCAGAGCTAAGTATAAATGCTAGTGCGGAAATAGGGGATGAACCTGCTGAAAACATAGAGGTGATCAAGCAGGTGGAACTATTCCGCTGTGCTCAGGCTAAGGAAGAAGCTATTCGGTTAGCTGATCAGGGAGACTTCCAGGCTAGTCGTCTTGTCTTGGAAAATCAGTTATATAAGCTACAGTCTTTGGGAGCTTGTTTAGATTCTAGTGATCTTAATATGGAAGTAAACGAATTACAGGAAAACCTTTGCTTTATGTCCGAGGGCAGTTATGATAAGGCCTCACGGAAGAAAATGTCCTTTAACGCTTACCAACGGAAGAAAGGGAGAGGTAGAAAATAA
- a CDS encoding helix-turn-helix transcriptional regulator: MTERAKKDATKGLRLNMIIDLINKRTPYGGVTVNELMDKFEVAERQVYRDLNTIANDLRVPLVKQERHIEGIKKTCYCLEVGYLPSLSPEKATVLFLSLLQQKGSALTGHLNELKDALVSTLFKYHYNPKELAVEKLQNRIHLVEETLVEPEQVGEMFSKLVQALKVCYRVKIKYFVTHSQKETERVVEPYGLICKRQNWYLVGQCLERNAIRVFRVDQIRDVFPYTSETFQYPTDFDLKEYMAHSWGVMNDGEVCQIRLKFNHRVAHRVKNLIYHPSQVLEEELPDGSIIVGFRVCGITEMKTWLVQWGDTVEVLEPGWLREDMCKLAEGILRVYQGELGDFSNRKVEA, encoded by the coding sequence ATGACTGAGCGGGCGAAGAAAGATGCCACTAAGGGTTTACGACTAAATATGATAATCGACCTTATTAATAAAAGAACACCCTATGGCGGGGTTACCGTTAATGAACTAATGGATAAATTTGAGGTTGCTGAGCGGCAGGTGTATAGGGATTTAAATACCATTGCGAATGATCTGAGGGTTCCCCTGGTAAAACAGGAGCGGCATATTGAAGGGATTAAGAAAACCTGTTACTGCCTAGAAGTTGGCTATTTACCCAGCCTTAGTCCGGAAAAGGCTACAGTATTATTTTTGAGCTTGCTGCAGCAGAAGGGTTCTGCCTTGACTGGTCATTTAAATGAACTAAAGGATGCCCTGGTTTCCACTTTATTTAAGTATCATTACAATCCCAAAGAATTAGCGGTGGAAAAGCTGCAGAATCGTATCCACCTGGTGGAGGAAACCCTGGTGGAGCCGGAACAGGTAGGTGAGATGTTTTCAAAGCTAGTCCAGGCCTTGAAGGTTTGTTATCGGGTGAAAATTAAATATTTTGTTACTCACAGCCAGAAAGAGACTGAACGGGTAGTGGAACCCTATGGCCTGATTTGTAAAAGGCAGAATTGGTATCTGGTTGGTCAGTGTCTTGAACGGAATGCCATTCGTGTTTTCCGGGTTGATCAAATTAGAGATGTATTTCCGTATACTTCCGAAACCTTCCAGTACCCCACTGATTTTGATTTAAAGGAATATATGGCCCATAGCTGGGGTGTGATGAATGACGGAGAGGTATGTCAGATTAGGCTAAAGTTTAACCACCGTGTAGCTCACCGGGTAAAAAATTTGATATATCACCCATCGCAGGTTTTGGAAGAAGAGCTACCGGATGGGTCTATCATTGTTGGCTTTAGGGTTTGCGGTATAACAGAAATGAAGACATGGCTTGTCCAATGGGGAGATACAGTGGAAGTGCTGGAGCCGGGTTGGTTAAGGGAAGATATGTGTAAGTTGGCGGAGGGGATTTTGCGGGTTTATCAAGGTGAACTAGGAGATTTTAGTAATAGGAAGGTGGAAGCATGA
- a CDS encoding type III restriction-modification system endonuclease has product MKFQFKIQQYQTDAVNSVVNIFAGQPYIDRVSYVRDLGIKKAKQEQTRIFIEQAPPEDEVAAGFKNADIALPSDQLLLNIRNMQVRNNIKQSDSLVNHLGKCSLDVEMETGTGKTYVYIKTIFELNKRYGWSKFIVVVPSIAIREGVKKTFAITQEHFMEHYGKKARHFVYNSKNLAELDNFSSSAGINVMIINIQAFNTSLKENARSKEARRIYEELDDFGSRRPIEVIKANRPILILDEPQKMGGDKTQKALANFNPLFCLNYSATHAQHHNLVYVLDAVDAYNKRLVKKIEVKGFEVKNLRGTTQYLYLENILISPKKPPMAKIELEIKQKSGIKRDTRLVGVDDNLYAISKELEQYKGYHISEIDPIRGTVTFTNGHVLARGEVVGDVSEKDIRRIQIRETIISHFEKEKRLFELGIKTLSLFFIDEVAKYRAYNEAGEEVNSEYGEMFEQEYINILNEYITLEDTPYIRYLKGIGPSATHTGYFSIDKQGRKVDSAIKRGKDESDDISAYDLILKNKERLLSFEEPVRFIFSHSALREGWDNPNVFQICTLKHGGSSPTQKRQEVGRGLRLCVNQQGVRMDAERIGETVHHINMLTVIASEGYRTFVADLQTGIKEALYERPAKASMEYFMGKTITVGDQTVILDVKLAKDIYRYLLKNDYIDDNDNVTREYRTDLANNRLASLPESLAPLAAGVHTLIQSVFDKSVLDDMVEDGNKTKLKENALNDNFFKKEFQTLWSYINHQYAYTVEFDSQELIEKAIKHINDNMFVSQLQYTIVTGKQTLNLHEEAIARGESFQQEHTSTKTLQHAAASQIKYDLIGKIAEGTTLTRRTVAAMLAGIGNHIFAQFKHNPEEFISKAIRLIKEQKATMIVEHITYNQIEEQYDSSIFTMQKDEGDFAKAFRAQKHIQDFVFTDGTAEKSVERRFAEELDLADEVCVYAKLPKDFAIPTPVGNYSPDWAIAFYEGTVKHIYFIAETKGSMESMKLREIEKAKIDCAKKLFNQISTSQVKYHDVDSYQSLLDIMSKL; this is encoded by the coding sequence ATGAAGTTTCAATTTAAAATACAGCAATATCAAACCGACGCCGTCAACAGCGTGGTCAATATATTTGCCGGACAGCCTTATATAGACCGTGTCAGCTATGTGCGGGATTTAGGTATAAAAAAAGCTAAGCAAGAACAAACCCGTATATTTATAGAACAGGCCCCGCCGGAGGATGAGGTTGCAGCGGGCTTTAAGAACGCAGACATTGCCCTGCCCAGTGACCAACTGCTGCTCAACATTCGCAACATGCAAGTCCGCAACAACATTAAACAGTCCGACAGCTTAGTGAACCATTTAGGCAAATGTAGCTTAGATGTAGAAATGGAAACCGGGACAGGCAAAACCTACGTTTACATCAAAACCATCTTTGAACTAAATAAGCGCTACGGCTGGAGCAAATTTATCGTGGTGGTTCCCTCCATTGCCATCCGGGAAGGGGTTAAGAAAACCTTTGCCATCACCCAGGAACACTTCATGGAGCACTATGGCAAGAAGGCCCGTCACTTTGTTTACAACAGCAAAAACCTGGCAGAGTTGGACAACTTCAGCTCCAGTGCTGGCATCAACGTGATGATTATCAACATCCAGGCCTTCAATACTTCCTTAAAGGAAAATGCCAGAAGTAAAGAAGCCCGCCGTATCTATGAAGAGCTAGATGACTTCGGCAGCCGTCGGCCCATTGAGGTGATTAAGGCCAACCGACCCATCCTCATTCTGGACGAGCCCCAAAAGATGGGTGGCGATAAGACCCAAAAGGCTTTAGCCAACTTCAACCCTCTGTTCTGCCTCAATTACTCGGCCACCCACGCCCAGCATCACAACTTGGTCTATGTATTGGATGCGGTGGATGCCTACAACAAGCGCCTGGTCAAAAAGATCGAGGTCAAAGGCTTTGAGGTTAAGAACTTGCGTGGGACAACCCAATACCTGTATCTGGAGAATATTCTCATCTCCCCCAAAAAGCCGCCAATGGCCAAAATAGAATTGGAGATTAAACAAAAATCCGGCATCAAGCGGGACACCCGCCTTGTTGGGGTAGATGATAATCTGTACGCCATTTCCAAAGAATTGGAACAGTACAAGGGCTATCATATCAGTGAGATTGATCCCATTCGGGGTACGGTCACCTTTACCAACGGCCATGTTTTGGCCCGGGGGGAAGTGGTGGGGGATGTGTCTGAAAAGGATATACGCCGTATCCAAATACGTGAGACCATTATCTCCCACTTTGAAAAGGAAAAGCGGCTCTTTGAACTGGGCATCAAGACCCTGTCCCTGTTCTTTATCGATGAGGTGGCTAAGTACCGGGCCTACAACGAGGCCGGGGAAGAGGTCAACTCCGAGTATGGTGAGATGTTTGAGCAAGAGTATATTAATATCTTAAATGAATACATCACCCTGGAAGATACCCCCTACATTCGCTATCTTAAGGGCATTGGACCCAGCGCCACCCATACCGGCTATTTCAGCATCGATAAACAGGGGCGCAAGGTGGACAGTGCCATTAAACGGGGCAAAGATGAAAGTGATGACATCAGTGCTTACGACCTGATTCTTAAAAACAAAGAACGGCTCCTAAGCTTTGAGGAACCGGTGCGTTTTATCTTCTCCCACTCCGCCCTGCGGGAGGGCTGGGACAATCCCAACGTATTTCAAATTTGCACCCTCAAGCACGGCGGCAGCAGCCCCACCCAAAAGCGCCAGGAAGTGGGCCGCGGTCTGCGCCTCTGTGTCAATCAGCAAGGGGTGCGCATGGATGCCGAGCGCATCGGCGAGACGGTCCATCATATCAATATGCTGACGGTCATTGCCAGCGAGGGGTACCGGACCTTCGTGGCCGATTTGCAAACCGGCATTAAAGAAGCCCTCTATGAGCGTCCGGCTAAGGCCTCTATGGAATACTTCATGGGTAAAACCATTACGGTGGGCGATCAGACCGTTATTCTGGATGTCAAGCTGGCTAAGGACATTTATCGTTACTTGCTGAAAAATGATTATATCGATGACAACGATAACGTAACAAGGGAATACCGGACAGATTTAGCCAACAACCGCCTGGCGTCTCTGCCGGAATCTCTGGCCCCCCTGGCCGCAGGTGTCCATACCCTAATCCAAAGCGTCTTTGATAAGAGTGTGCTGGATGACATGGTGGAAGATGGCAATAAGACAAAACTTAAAGAAAATGCCCTCAATGATAATTTCTTTAAGAAGGAATTCCAGACACTCTGGAGCTATATTAACCACCAGTATGCCTATACCGTGGAGTTCGATAGCCAGGAGTTAATAGAAAAGGCCATTAAGCATATCAATGACAATATGTTTGTTTCCCAGCTGCAATACACCATAGTTACTGGTAAACAAACGTTGAATTTGCATGAAGAGGCCATTGCCCGCGGGGAAAGTTTTCAGCAGGAACATACCTCTACCAAAACCCTGCAACACGCCGCCGCCAGTCAAATCAAATACGACTTAATTGGCAAAATTGCCGAGGGTACCACCCTTACCCGACGCACTGTGGCGGCCATGCTGGCTGGTATCGGTAACCATATCTTTGCCCAATTTAAACACAATCCTGAAGAGTTTATTAGCAAAGCCATCCGGTTAATCAAAGAACAAAAGGCCACCATGATCGTGGAGCATATCACCTATAATCAAATAGAAGAACAGTATGACAGCAGCATCTTTACCATGCAAAAGGACGAGGGTGATTTTGCCAAAGCCTTCCGGGCCCAGAAACACATTCAAGACTTCGTATTTACCGACGGCACCGCCGAAAAGAGTGTAGAGCGGAGGTTTGCCGAGGAACTGGATTTGGCGGATGAGGTTTGTGTCTATGCCAAACTGCCTAAGGACTTTGCCATTCCCACCCCCGTGGGCAATTACTCCCCAGACTGGGCCATTGCCTTTTATGAAGGGACCGTAAAACACATTTATTTCATTGCCGAGACCAAAGGTTCAATGGAAAGTATGAAGTTACGGGAAATTGAAAAGGCAAAAATAGACTGTGCCAAGAAACTGTTTAACCAGATATCCACAAGTCAAGTAAAGTACCACGATGTGGACAGTTACCAGAGCCTGCTGGATATTATGAGTAAGCTGTAA
- a CDS encoding YdbC family protein yields the protein MAEFKYEIIKTIGVLSEGSKGWQKELNLISWNDKPPKYDIREWSPDRQKMGKGVTLSEEEINVLKTLLAEI from the coding sequence GTGGCTGAATTCAAATATGAAATTATTAAGACCATCGGTGTATTGTCCGAGGGCAGCAAAGGCTGGCAAAAGGAATTAAACCTGATTAGCTGGAACGATAAGCCACCCAAGTATGATATAAGGGAGTGGTCACCGGATCGTCAGAAGATGGGTAAGGGAGTAACGCTATCAGAAGAAGAAATAAATGTACTAAAAACTCTGTTAGCAGAAATCTAG
- a CDS encoding DUF4391 domain-containing protein: MLSFPSTAAVGRPMPKEAFYKRLTLISEVREKFVSDVKRIVLEYKLAADTLNVDQGGEVAEILVLSLELKKQELDYRIVENIARQNAHKLLFLLKFQDQGQLALYYGKLYKTPWQPLVDLTLSAKGLSITSIWEGFIEQIAFNNVECKMQNAELSIDERLKKQESILKLQKEIDKLERHSRNEKQPKKRFELFTRLQDLKKKLIQMEN; the protein is encoded by the coding sequence ATGCTGTCCTTTCCCAGCACCGCAGCGGTGGGGCGCCCCATGCCGAAGGAAGCCTTTTACAAGCGGCTGACGCTAATCAGTGAAGTCCGAGAGAAATTTGTTTCGGATGTTAAACGCATTGTCCTGGAGTACAAGCTGGCAGCGGACACCCTAAATGTGGACCAGGGCGGGGAGGTAGCAGAGATTCTCGTACTCTCCCTGGAGCTGAAAAAACAGGAACTGGATTACCGTATCGTGGAAAACATCGCCCGGCAAAATGCCCATAAACTGCTCTTTCTCCTAAAGTTCCAGGACCAGGGCCAACTGGCCCTTTACTATGGCAAGCTCTACAAAACCCCCTGGCAGCCCCTGGTAGACCTTACCCTGTCTGCCAAAGGGCTCAGTATCACCAGCATCTGGGAAGGGTTTATTGAGCAGATTGCCTTTAATAATGTTGAATGCAAAATGCAAAATGCAGAATTGTCAATTGACGAGCGGCTGAAAAAGCAGGAATCAATCTTAAAACTCCAGAAAGAAATCGATAAATTGGAAAGGCATTCTCGGAATGAGAAGCAGCCTAAAAAACGATTTGAATTATTTACCCGGTTGCAAGATTTGAAGAAAAAGCTTATCCAAATGGAGAATTGA
- a CDS encoding IS1380-like element ISDre3 family transposase, whose translation MMVSQLITTNQLETMSRQQRRNLERKYQKKLNSLQHQTSKSDLPLRFDNSSVTAYGSFGILEAFKKAVDLPGMLKRVSLKRHHNCKYSDTELLDTIIDALSLGLLRFSHMNALQTDPGYQKIKEVTQVPDESTLRNFVSLICEQEALDQLSLVNQELLSLKAKCDQSREVWLDIDDSVLTVFGKQEGSKVGYNPRYHGRPSYKVKVAFISGTCELVNAGLYSGNVASNGQFMEFLKETLEILANQNILVKGIRMDKGFFDEDNFAYLEEQGIEYICKAKLTSNMKKVIKYLDDQERWQPLSNHYAAAEITLPLPKWSKARRFVFIRETQEPKVSGEQLNFDLKTFDYQVIITSSDEYNPEEVWHQYNKRCNIENKIDELKVGLGFEKMSQAELDRNIAFMWLKVLSYNILNWFRLVLLDGKDSRAEVPTIRRKILNVPGNIVGNDRYRHIKLAPNPWLQKVLKNAKEKLQEFLCTQAWVAVSSG comes from the coding sequence ATGATGGTATCACAACTTATTACCACAAATCAACTTGAAACTATGTCCCGTCAACAACGACGTAACTTGGAACGCAAATACCAAAAGAAATTAAATTCCCTACAACACCAGACTAGCAAAAGCGATCTTCCGCTTAGGTTTGACAATTCGTCTGTAACCGCTTATGGAAGTTTTGGTATACTAGAGGCTTTTAAGAAGGCTGTTGATTTACCCGGTATGCTTAAACGGGTCTCTCTTAAGCGGCATCATAACTGTAAATACTCTGATACAGAGTTGTTGGATACGATCATTGATGCCCTCTCATTGGGATTATTGCGGTTTTCTCATATGAATGCTCTACAAACTGATCCTGGGTACCAGAAAATTAAGGAAGTAACACAAGTGCCTGACGAGAGCACCTTGCGAAACTTTGTATCTCTTATATGTGAGCAGGAGGCATTAGACCAATTGTCTCTGGTGAATCAGGAACTGTTATCCTTAAAGGCCAAATGCGACCAATCCCGCGAAGTCTGGCTGGATATTGACGACAGTGTCCTCACTGTTTTCGGTAAACAGGAGGGATCAAAAGTCGGTTACAATCCCCGGTATCACGGGCGACCTTCCTACAAAGTAAAAGTAGCGTTTATCTCCGGAACTTGCGAACTGGTCAATGCTGGCTTATATAGTGGGAATGTCGCCAGTAACGGCCAATTTATGGAGTTTCTTAAAGAGACACTAGAGATCTTAGCCAACCAGAATATCCTCGTAAAAGGCATACGCATGGATAAAGGTTTTTTTGATGAAGATAACTTCGCCTACCTGGAAGAACAGGGCATTGAGTATATTTGTAAGGCTAAGCTCACCAGTAATATGAAAAAAGTCATTAAATACCTTGATGATCAGGAACGATGGCAGCCTTTGAGCAACCACTACGCTGCAGCAGAAATTACTCTTCCATTGCCTAAATGGTCCAAAGCCCGCAGGTTTGTATTTATCCGTGAAACTCAAGAACCAAAGGTATCTGGTGAGCAACTTAACTTTGACCTAAAGACATTTGATTACCAAGTGATAATTACTTCTAGCGACGAGTACAACCCAGAGGAGGTATGGCACCAATACAATAAGCGTTGCAATATTGAAAACAAAATTGATGAACTCAAGGTTGGTCTAGGCTTTGAAAAAATGAGTCAGGCAGAGTTGGATCGAAATATAGCCTTTATGTGGCTCAAAGTATTATCGTATAACATTCTCAACTGGTTTCGCTTGGTCTTATTGGATGGCAAAGACAGTCGTGCTGAAGTGCCAACTATCCGCCGCAAAATACTGAATGTACCTGGGAACATTGTAGGCAACGACCGTTACCGCCATATAAAGTTAGCCCCTAATCCCTGGCTACAAAAGGTTTTGAAAAATGCCAAGGAAAAACTACAAGAATTTCTCTGCACACAGGCATGGGTTGCAGTAAGTTCCGGTTAA